The Cuculus canorus isolate bCucCan1 chromosome 10, bCucCan1.pri, whole genome shotgun sequence region GATGGACAAAGCTCTGCACAACAGCATGGTTGGGCGCGTGGTAGTCGTAACGGAGCAGGTGGGGACAGACACCCTTGCAGTAGCGTGGGTTGTAGCGGTGGGGAGCGATGATCCAGTGGTCCCAGCCCAGCTGAGCAAAGCTGACCGGGAAGGGGCGCAGGGAGCAGTcgctcttctctccttccttctcccgCAGGTAGCCAGGCAGGTCATGGGCCAGTGTCCCAGTGTCACGCCGGTGCCGGTGGGGCTCTGCTGCCAGAGGTGCCAGCCCAGACTGGGTGTCGTTGAggtagaggaggaggaaggggtggCTGAGGGCCACTGGGGCATCGTGGCCCCCTGCCCGGCCAGCACGCACACAGACATGCCGCAGTGCCAGGCTCCCCACGCTGCCATTCCACGGCACCAGGTAAGGGGTGACGTCCGCTTCAGCCCAGCCGTGGTGGGCGGTGGGGCTGAGCAGTGCCCTGCCGGTGGCTGCCAGCTCCAGGGCGCAGAGGAGGCGACCGCGGGCCAGAGGCAGGCTCGGTAGGTAGACCACGGCGGCTCGGAGGAGGTGCTCGGCCTCGGGCTGGCCCTCCAGGCGGTAGGTGAGGCGCTGCACGTACCAGCGAcctgcagggaagcagcagtCAGTGCCCCATGGTACAGAATGGTGGGCAGCAGGGTGCTGCCGCAGCCCCACGCGGCGCAGCAGAGCGCATGGCATCACCACTCTCCCAGCCCATCGCAGCCGAGTCCCCCAGCGCCAAACAGCAGCCCTGTGCCTCACCGCTGGCCAGGTGAGGGGCGAAGGATGGATGGGGCAGTTCCCATCCTCTGCGCTGACAGCACTGGCCTGGCACAGCACCAGGCAGGATGGGAGGGGGAAAAACTTACATGAGGCCAGCGATGCCCCTGCCCATCTCAGCCCTGAGGCAGACACAGCCTTGGCCCCAACCCAAGGGGGACCCCACAGGTCACAGCCAGGACAataaagagggagaaggaagcaggCAGAGCTCCAAGGGCTCAAGCCCACCCCGCCAGCTTCACCTTCCCCCCCCACACTGCCCTTGGTGCCCACCTTCTCCTTACCTGCCCAGGGCTCGCCCCCGTGGGAACTGGCCCGGACCAGGCGGATGGTGTTGGTGCCCAGGCTGCGGCCGTGGCGCGGTCTCCCTTCGTGGTCAGCAGCACGCCGGTACAGGTTGAGCATGTAGCGCAGGGGCTGCCCCCTTGCTGGCCCCACTCGCCAACCCCGGCTGCCTGGTGCCCGCACTTGCAGGGCCTGCAggaggggcagggggggcaCGGCAGGCAGGGAGCCGGGGGGCAGCAGGGAACGATTCACAGCCCGGGAAAGGGGCacagcaaggaggaggaggaggaggaggctggtgAAGGGATGGAGCAAAGCCATGATGGGTGTGCGCATGGGTGGTGGGCGAGCAGGGCGAATTGGGGCTGGCTGGTAGCAGAGTTAAGGGGACCCTGCAGTCATGCTTCTCCCTGCTGGAAAGGTAGAGCTGGTCACAGGCAAGAGGAGACTCCGGTTTACTGCCAGCTGCTATCAAGCCAGGACAACCATGCCAGCTGCTTCAGCTTGGCAtagaacagaaatgctgaaggaTGGGAAAGCTTTGTATGCAAAAAGGGGTGCAAATTCTACACTAAAACCCAGACCAGGGCCAAACCCAGCCTGACAGGAGCTGGGCTACAGGAGCTATAAAAGTGCCAGGGCAGGAGAGTGGGGTGAAAGTGGGTGAAGAAAGGTGGAGGGAAGGACCAGCTTGCTCAGCCCACCTGCTCCTGGccagcctcctcctgcaggGTAAGAGGGCCAACCCCCCAGGGCTCATTTTAAAGGCATGGCCCCAATTAGGGTTTAAAGGGCCAGAGTCCCAGGGCAGGGTGGCTGGGGCCTgatgtgctgctctgctgtagTGAGAGCCCCTCCAGGTCCCCCCTGCCCTGTGCCAACTCTGGGGCAGCACGCTCAGCACCTTTGTGCCCACAGCTGCCAGCGGGTACGCGCTGCCCGGagcaggcacagagctgagggtctgctcccagctcagtgtcCTGCTTTGCCCTGCCGAGAGACGGGCAGCAAGCCCAGGGACCGTGGCACTGAGGCATCTGGTGGGGCGGGGTGGCTCCAGCGGCGCTGAGCATGGCCGGGTCAGCTGGTAGTACCCTCACTGCAGACACCACCATGCCCACAGCTCCGCTTGGCTGTTCTAGCTCTGAGGTTTTTCTGCCAGCACCTGCCCAAGGCTGAGGAGTTGTGAGAGCGATGCCCACCCTCTCACTGGCATAGGGCATTTGAGGCATTGCTCTGGCAGGGGGCATTGCCCTCCAGCCCCAGTGCCATGCTATGACTCCATGGTGTTCTCCTGAGGCAGAGTCCGTGTGTGCACCAGGCAGCGAGGTGCCCAGATGGGacactgctgctctcctgccaggATAGAGGAGGCTGGCGGCCCTGGACACTGGCTGGGAACCACTGGTCCAGGTGTAGGAGCTGGGGGCCCTGGACACTCCAGTTGGGAACCACTGGTGTGGGAGCTGTGGGTTCTGGACGCTCCAGTTGGGAACCACTGGTGTGGGAGCTGGGGGTTCTGGACGCTCCAGTTGGGAACCACTGGTGTGGGAGCTGGGGGTTCTGGACGCTCCAGTTGGGAACCACAGGTGTGGGAGCTGGGGGTTCTGGACGCTCCAGTTGGGAACCACTGGTGTGGGAGCTGGGGGTTCTGGACGCTCCAGTTGGGAACCACTGGTGTGGGAGCTGGGGGTTCTGGACGCTCCAGTTGGGAACCACTGGTGTGGGAGCTGGGGGTTCTGGGCACTCCAGTTGGGAACCACTGGTGTGGGAGCTGGGGGTTCTGGACGCTCCAGTTGGGAACCACTGGTGCAGCTGGGGGTTCTGGGCATTCCAGTTGGGAACCGCTGGTGTGGGAGCTGGGGGTTCTGGGCATTCCAGTTGGGAACCACCggtgtgggatttgggggttctgggcACTCCAGTTGGGAACCACTGGTGTGGGAGCTGGGGGTTCTGGACGCTCCAGTTGGGAACCACTGGTGCAGCTGGGGGTTCTGGGCATTCCAGTTGGGAACCGCTGGTGTGGGAGCTGGGGGTTCTGGGCATTCCAGTTGGGAACCACCggtgtgggatttgggggttctgggcACTCCAGTTGGGAACCACTGGTGTGGGAGCTGGGGGTTCTGGACGCTCCAGTTGGGAACCACTGGTGTGGGAGCTGGGGGTTCTGGATGCTCCAGCTGGGAACCACTGGTGTGGGAGCTGGGGGTTCTGGACGCTCCAGTTGGGAACCACTGGTGCAGACGGGGGACCCAACCACTCAGAGAGCTCGGGTTGTGTTGGTGCCTGCCTGCCCTGGGTGCTGCCCACCCTTCCCAGTGCCTAACTGGGCTGGAGGTAAGTGCTGGGAGGGCCATGTGGGGAGGTGCTGGGGCAGAAATGGGATGCAGTGTTTAATGGAGCGTGGGGTCACGTGACGAGCCAGGGTGCGGAGCCCTCATGCCTGGCCAGGCAGTCCTGGTTACTCATTTGGGAAAGGGCACCAGGGCAGTGAGCCCGGCGGAGTCTGCGGGAAGTGCTGGCATGGCAGGAGCTGCCGTgggtggggacacagggatgggggtgaCCAGGCTGCGTGGAGAGCAGGAGTTGTGCCAGGGATGGACACGGCGAGGCCATGCAAGACTGTGCGTGGGTGCTGGGTGGGCTCCACAAACAGGATGGGGTGTATAGACCGGGCTGCCCACAGCCAGGGCTCAGGACCAGGGGATTGGGATGATGCCAAGAGAAACTCGAGGGACTCTTcctgctccagggctggggaccCCAGTGCAGCCCAGGCAGCCCACCTTGCCGAGCCTCCGCgtccctgcccagcctgcagGCAGCCCGGGGCCTGGAGCGCTACCGGCAGGGCAGAGCTTTCTGGCCAGCTGTGCTGTCTGGGAAGGAGATGAGTAAGAGCCGGGGCCCCGGGCAGGAAGGGGAGGTGCAGGATTCCTGGGATCCCCCGGGAACCAGCGCCGATCCGCTCCCACCGCCTCCTTGccttgcctcagtttccctaaaGGCGCCCAGCGGCCCCTCCTGGAGCCAGTGGGGGAAGGCGGAGGCGAAGCACAGCCAGGCTGCCCCGGGGTGCCCGGCGGGACAGGGTGGGGACGGACCGGGCAGGCCAGGCAGGAGCC contains the following coding sequences:
- the BMP15 gene encoding bone morphogenetic protein 15, whose translation is MRTPIMALLHPFTSLLLLLLLAVPLSRAVNRSLLPPGSLPAVPPLPLLQALQVRAPGSRGWRVGPARGQPLRYMLNLYRRAADHEGRPRHGRSLGTNTIRLVRASSHGGEPWAGRWYVQRLTYRLEGQPEAEHLLRAAVVYLPSLPLARGRLLCALELAATGRALLSPTAHHGWAEADVTPYLVPWNGSVGSLALRHVCVRAGRAGGHDAPVALSHPFLLLYLNDTQSGLAPLAAEPHRHRRDTGTLAHDLPGYLREKEGEKSDCSLRPFPVSFAQLGWDHWIIAPHRYNPRYCKGVCPHLLRYDYHAPNHAVVQSFVHQLVDANVPRPSCVPYRYSPISVLMIERDGGILYKEYENMIAESCTCR